A stretch of the Excalfactoria chinensis isolate bCotChi1 chromosome 25, bCotChi1.hap2, whole genome shotgun sequence genome encodes the following:
- the MXD1 gene encoding max dimerization protein 1 produces the protein MAAVGADGSGVGSSVGSNIGSSIGSNIGSSIGSNIGLLLEAAEYLERREREAEHGYASTLPGAARARRESPRRRGKGRRSGGGGRSTHNEMEKNRRAHLRLCLEKLKVLVPLGPESSKHTTLSLLMKAKLHIKKLEDYDRRALHQIEQLQREQRHLKRQLEKLGSERIRTDSVGSTVSSERSDSDREEIDVDVESTDSLPADLDWSSSSPSDSDERGSLQSVCSDEGYASSGVRRAKAQSSHKLCPAL, from the exons ATGGCGGCGGTCGGTGCCGACGGGTCCGGAGTCGGGTCCAGCGTCGGGTCCAACATCGGGTCCAGCATCGGGTCCAACATCGGGTCCAGCATCGGGTCCAACATCGGGCTGCTCCTGGAGGCGGCCGAGTACCTGGAGCGGCGGGAGCGAG AGGCCGAACACGGCTACGCCTCCACGCTGCCCGGAGCTGCCCGAGCCCGCAGGGAGAGCCCGAGGCGCCGCGGGAAGGGCCGGAGGAGCGGCGGGGGCGGCAG gtcGACTCACAATGAGATGGAAAAGAACAG GCGTGCCCACCTGCGGCTGTGTTTGGAGAAGCTGAAGGTGCTGGTGCCGCTCGGCCCCGAATCCAGCAAGCACACCACGCTGAGTTTACTCATGAAAGCCAAATTGCACATCAAG AAGCTGGAGGACTACGACAGGAGAGCCCTCCACCAGATTGAGCAGCTGCAGCGCGAGCAGCGGCACCTGAAGCGGCAGCTGGAGAAGTTGGGCAGTGAGAGGATCCGCACCGACAGCGTCGGCTCCACCGTGTCCTCCGAGCGCTCCGACTCGGATAGAG AAGAGATCGACGTGGACGTGGAGAGCACCGACTCCCTGCCCGCAGACCTCgactggagcagcagcagccccagcgaCTCGGACGAGCGCGGCAGCCTGCAGAGCGTGTGCAGCGACGAGGGCTACGCCAGCTCGGGTGTGCGGAGGGCGAAGGCGCAGAGCTCTCACAAGCTGTGCCCTGCTCTCTAA